From the Theropithecus gelada isolate Dixy chromosome 16, Tgel_1.0, whole genome shotgun sequence genome, the window CTTTCATAACGAGGCTCCAGCCCCATATCTCACTTCTCCCTCGCGTGCACTCTGCACACATGGTAATGGTAATGTGGCTCCTGAAGGTCCTGGTTTCCAGCATGCTCTATGACTCTCCCCTACCATTGTCCGGGACAATCATCCCCCAGTCTTCTgccttatttttataaatcaagCCCTCAATTTTCCTTCTCCGCCTCACTTCTGTGTCTGCGCAGAGCACTGTGCAGACCCCTGACACAGATTCTAACACACTAACTATAATAGTTAGTTATTAACTAACTATTACTATTGTTACTCTACATCTTAATCTTCCCTTCTAACGGAGTAGGCACTCTGCATAGTTTAAGTCCTTATCTGTAACGCCCAGAACAATGCACCATAGACacacaataaaagtttattgaacgaatgagtaaataaagggaaaaaggaaTGGAAGAATAGAGGGAAAAAAGGGAGTAAGGGAGAATGGAAAATTCAAAGCATGCAGAAGCCGCTGTTTCTTTCTCCTGCACCTGCTGTCTGCCATCTGTCTACTCTTTCTTAACTCTTCCCTTCTGGCTTCTGCTCACATTGCTCTGTTGATATGCTCTTCTGAACTTCATTAGTGACCTTGTGAATGGTAAGTTCAATAGCTGCCTCTCAATCGCGGTCCTCCTCCACCTCTCCAGCTCTGCTTTCCTCCTTGAAACATTCATGGCTCTTGACTTCTCATCTTCCACCTGTTTGTTTCTGCTCCAGCTCCTTGTTCAATGTCTCTTCCTCCTACCCTTTGTCTTTAAATGTAGGTGCCCCGAGGGCTCTGTCCTTGGTTCTGACCTCTTCCCTCCATGCTTTCACTTTTTCCTGGCCTCCAATTAATCTTTCTACACACATTCCTCTCCAGCGCTCCACACTCTGCTAACCCAGATCTCTAGCTATCTGCTAGACCTCTCTGCCAGATAATTCCAAACACACAGAAAACTAAGCTCTGCATCAACCAAACCTGCTCTTGACTTTCCTACTTCTGTCAATGATGCCCCATTCCTCTGGTTTTCCAGGCTTGAGACTCCGGACTCCCAGATTCTTCCTTTCAGATTTTGCTACATCTGCTAGGTAAGTCCTCCTAAAACACATCTGCAATCCCATCTTGTTCTGCTCAAATCCATCCCACCGTAGCTAATCAAAGTTTAAGTAAGAGTTGAGTCCTAAGCCTCCTGAACCTGCCACCACCTGAGTTCTTCCAGGTTAGTTCCATCTGGCCTGGCACAGAAAAACTTCACTCCATTGGAATCTTAGACACATCCTCCCATGAGCATCTGTATGTGAACAGTACAGTCCATTTGCTGATAGGTCTTCTATGAGTGACTCTTGTTACAAAGATTATTTCCTGCCTCTCTGCTTTCACTTACGCTGTTTCTctgtcctccctctctctctctctgttgctccaTCCCTGCCCCACTGGAACCCTATACCTCCTTCAACATCACACACGAATATCACCTTCTTTCTCTGACCTGGCCAATTTAACATGATATTCTCCTCACCAACCTCCTGACATCAGGAAGCATCTTCTGTGGCTCTAGAGTTCTTCCTATGCTGTAATGACTTGGGAGCTTATCCTTCTCATAAAATGAATCATAAGCTCCTTTCTTGCTCATCATGATATTTCCTGggttaatataattaatatgggCCTTGTTAGATTGAATTTCTCTTTCAGCACGAGTCCTGGGCCAGCCCCACCTTTCTCTGAGTCACCATGCATGATGGAGCTGGGAGCCCCCCAGAGATCAAGTTCAGAGCACGGCAGCTCTGCCTGAGCACTCGGCAGTCATAGGGGCGCTCCATGTGCTCTGGACACTGGCATCACTAGCTGAGGATGAGGTCGggcctgggggcagagggagagcACTGGTCCAGATGCAGGTAGCAAGTGGAGATGGTGATGCTTGCTTGTGGCAGATTGTGGGAGTCCTCCCCACAAACTTTAGGGAGATGGAGTAATTAACAAACATTCAAAAAACCAACTGAGCTCGTTTCTGAACCAGGGGTCCCCAGTAGTGATGATGACACTGTGCACTTCAAGTGTGGACAAGTATCCTTCACCTCTGCGTCCTCCATCCTGTCTTTGAAAAACGATGTCTGCTCCACCTGTGGAAAAGGTTAATCGCTAACAGATGGTCTCAGCCAGACTTCTAAAGTGGACAGAGCTGACTCTGTTGACCCTGTGCACAGGACACCCCCAGGTAGGGGAATTCCAGGAGTAATATCAGGGGCACCCACCAGTTCTTTCTCCCATTACTGTTTCAACTTGTCCCAGAACTTTAACCTGGAGCTGCTGATCCACGGCTCACCCAGGCAGAGATGTTCTGAGCCCAGCCACACACTGCCTGGTTACAGGGAGAGAAGGAGCCTTAAAGCCAGGGAGACCCAAGGGGTGACAGAAGAAGAGAGGAGCCCTGAGCATGTAGGACACTGGGTAACTGCATGAGCAAGCTCTGCCGGGACCAAGCTCCCTGGGGGTTGTCCCAGAGAAAGAATGGAGCCCTGTGAGCCCAAAGGCTGGGACTGTGAGGACGTGTCCTCAGGGAGCCTCCTATCTGCAGGAAGGAGGTAGTTATTGCCCTGGGGGAAACTGGCCTGGGAAGCATTTATGCCAAGGAGAAGAATGAAGGGCCAGACTCCTCCAGAaaattttttcccttccttcctccctcctttactctctctctctctctctctctctttgagacagggtctctctatgttgcccaggctggcctggaactcttgggttcaagcgatccccctgcctcagcctcctgagctgggattacaggcactcattATGGTGCCCGGCCAACTTCCAGGGAATTCTTGCCCTTGGGAAGTGGGCAtgagggcagggaggcagggaactgaggaggagaaaggaagaccCCCAAGCTCCACACTGAGGCCTCCAAAGGAGTGTCCTCTAAGAGCCAGGACCCTCGTTTGAGGCACAGGAACAATAAATCCCTCCAGAGTCCACAGGTCTCTTGCATCCAGTCTGAAAGGTTGACTCCCTGCACAGGGAGGGCACTCCTGGGGACAGGGCTCTGCAGGGCTTCAGGTCAGCCTGGCTCTATCTCCCAGCAGGAGCCCGCTGAGGCCTGTTCACCCAGAATATAGCACCCAGCATGCTCAGGAGCAGGGGCAGCTTCAGAAGGACCACgagcaggaagtgaaggctgcTGAGCCGGAACCTGCGGGGGACACGGTGAAAATGAGTCACTTCCCCGGCAGAACCCCCAGGACCCTTCTCTCTTCACCTCTTCCTGGGCTCTGACTCTGGAGGCCAAATAACCCAGGAGCAGCCGGGGAAAGGACCTACACCAGGGCAGCCCCTTCTGTGGCCCCCATCCCTCCTTGTCCCTCCATCAAGGACTGCCCGGGGGGTCTCATCAAGGAGAGGTGATGGAGTGAAGAGAGAAGAAGGACCCACTTCCAGGCGCACACGCCACAGCACCCTCTCTGTCCCTGTCCCACTCGCAGCCTCTGCTTTATCAACTGACTTCTTAAAACCAGTCCCAACTCTcgctttttttattttctgagacagggtctcactctgtcacccaggctggagtgcagtggcgcaatcatggctcactgcagccttgacttcctgggctccagtgattctcccacctcagcctcctgagtagctgggactacaggcgcgccaccacgcctggctaattttgtgttttttagtagagacggggtttcatcatgttgcccaggctggtctcaatctcctggactcaagtgatccaccctcctcggcctcccaaagtgttgggattgcaggcgtgaaccaccacacctggccgccACTCTCACTGTTTCACTCCAGCTCCTTGTTCCCTCCCCTCAGGGTCTGGCCGCAATATCACAGCCCTTTCTGGGTATCtttgggagaggaaggagaacagACTCAAACCACAGCCTGAAGCAGGCCCATCTCCCCACAGACCCAACAGACAGCTCCTGGTGGCAAAATCCCCAGCTGAGCAAAGACCTTTGAAAGGGGCCACAGAACCGGGACCCCAAGTCCAGAGCTGGATGGGGAAGGAGACAgaaagggatggggaggggacGAGGGCTGCACATGCACCTGAACTCAACCTTCGACCTGAGTCCCACTCGTTGCCCCGTAGGGAAAGGTGTTCACAGCACAAGTGACATTTCTCACTCAGCATCCACATGCAGACTCAGAGAGTATGAGAATCAGGACCAGAGATGGAGAGAAACAGCAGCCAGTGATGATCTCAGGTCATGGtgcgccaccaccaccaccggcTTCCACCCCAGAGCTGCTCCCTCCATGGCCTCCAGGCCCTAGGCGCTTACCCTGAATTTTTGGTCAACACCTCCCCGGTGCTGAGGTTTCGCCCAGGGTTCACCACCAGGAAGATGGGAGTTGTGGCTGGACGTGTGGTCCTTCTTGGGGTTTTGGTTGCTGTTAGAGATGAAAATGATGCATCGGGCCGTGCCTGGGCTCCCAGCCATGCAAGAAGCACCAGTAAGGAAGTCACACAGAATCACCTACTCACAGAAGAGGCTGGAGAGACCTCTGAAGCCAGATCCAGGGCACCTCCTGGGTGAAACCCCCCAGGGACAAAAGGAGCCCTTACCAGAACCAGCCATGAGAGTTCCCTCCAATAAGTGCCAGGTCTTTCTCCGCATCTCAGAGAAAGACTCTTACCACTCTGCCCACTCTGCCTTCATCCCGCTCTGCCTGGGCTTCTGCAGCCTGATGTGGAgttccaggaggaggaggggtagGAGGAGTCTAAAGGAAGATGGTTCAGCCTGTGGCCCAAGAAGCCTTGTAGAGACCATGAGAGGGGGGCCCCGAGCACCCTTCAGGTggacgcttttttttttttttttttttttgtgacagagtttcactcttgttgcccaggctggagtgtaatggcgcaatctcagctcactgcaacctctgcctcccgggttcaagagattctcctgcctcagcctcccaagtagctgggattacaggcatatgccaccacacttggctaattttgtgtttttagtagagacggggtttctccatgttgatcaggctggtctccaactcctgacctcaggtgatctgcctgccttggcctcccaaattgctgggattacaagcgtgagccaccgtgcccggcccatgtgGAAAGGCCACTGTAGGCCGCCCCTAGAGAGGGGATAGGTTGTCACTCGGCTCCTCCTGGGGACTTCAGGTGACCACCAGACTATTGACATAGTCTACTCCCTCATTGCCACTGGACCCCCAGCTCATGATCTCCCTAAAGCAGTTGTCCTGGAGGCTCAGCCCTTCACCAAGGGCCCGACATAGGCTTGGTGTGATCCGATAAGCAGCCTTCGACCGCTCTGTTGCTGGAGATTCGCTGATGGATGTGACCTGAGCCCCACCCCGTTGGAGGGGCAGAGACACATAAACAGATGGACTCACTTCAGCCGGAAGCAGCCCTGGGAAGGAGCCCCAGCAGGTGCAACAGGAGCACAGGGGAGGAGCTTGATCCACTCCCAGGCCAGCAGGAAGGAGGGAAACATGAGCAGCACCTAGCAGAGGCAAATGCCAGACCATGGGTTGCTTTTGGAAAGTGAGAGACGTGAGCGTGGTGATAGAGTCTGAGTCTGAGGACAGGAGATGGTGTGGATGGCtaaggggcagggggcaggggaatTTGGTTGAAGAGGGATGGGGAGTCAGAGAACCACAGGACAAGGAGCCAGCCCCAGGAGGATCACCCTTGGACAGGATGGGGAAGCCTGTCCTCAACctgaaagggaagggggaagaatgAATGTAGATTGCATGGAAGTTTGCaagtggggaaggagagaaactGATGTCCTGTGTGTTCTCAGGAAGGTAGATGTACAGGAGGTAACGTTGGAAACTCTGAACTTCTACTGGCAGCCACAGGCACCATTTTCTTACTTTGTTTCCCCCAGCAGCGCTAGAGCAGGTGGATTTTAGACAGGGTGGCCAACTTTCCCAGGACTTTTCTAGCCTTAGCACTGAAAATCCCACATTCAGGAAACCCCTTAGTCGTGGGCAAACTGGGATGGTTAGTGGCCTTAATTTTAGGATTGATCCAGGGATGAGGGTTTTGTCAGGTAGATAAGGAAATACAATATAGGAGTTATGGGTGCTACtaagagaagaaaatgtcagGTTGGTCATGatctcacgcctatagtcccagcactttgggaggccgaggcaggtggatggcttgaggccaggagtctgagacatgTCTAGGCAAcgtggcaagaccctgtctctactaaaaatcacaaaattagccaggcatggtagtgcacacctgtagtcccagctactcaggctgggaggatcacttgagcccaggaggcggaggttgcagtgagccgagatcactccatggcattccagcctgggcaacagagtgaggccatgtctcaaaaaggagagaaaaaaagaaaatgtgatatatttcaGGGGCTCAAAGTGGCCTAGGAAGGAAGTGAGGTCAGAACAGGAATGACTGGGACAATAAATTGGGGAAAATGGAGGGAAGGATCAGAAGACAGAAGGTCACTACAAGGTTGAGAATAGGGACAGTGGCATGAGGATGGGGGAGAGCTGATCGATGAAAAGTTGTCAAAAAATAGAATGTATGAGTGTAAGACTCTGAGCAGCAACCAGGTTGGGTGATGACAAGCTCTGAGATGTTTCCTTGGGGTGCGATTCTGAAGAGAGTGGAAAATAAAGGACACCAAGGTTGAGAATGTTAAGGAACCCAAGGCAAGATTGCCAAGTTATTCATTAAAACCTGCCAAGATAATGGCAGAGGTTGAAGTGGAGGCACTGGCAGGTCCCCGCTGAATGAGGGGGAGCAGCCTGGAAGCTGATGGACAGCCTTGTCGAGCACAGATAGAAGGTGTGTGTGGCCATCTGGCACAACATTTAAAGGAAGCAAGTGGAAAGTCACAGGGCAGAAGTTGTGATGGGGGCAGGAAGAATTGAGGCATGGCTCCACAGCCCTCTAGCATATGGGGAGTAAGAGAAAGAGTAGCTTCCACTCAAGAAGCTACTAAACAGGAAGGTCTTCCCAAGCAagacatatttcaaaacagcatggtaggaGGATGTTCTGTGAGGAGGCTGCAAATGTACAGGAGTGTTTCTTCTTTGGTACAGGCTTCCCAAAGGGCACGGTGGAAACAGCTTTGGCTCAGCATGGAGGGGCTTCCTCCATGCTGGGTAATGGGGTGAGGCCCGGGCCCCATGGGAGTGACGGCACCTGAGCTGTGCACCCCCCAGTCCACCTAAGGCTGAAGGATCAGCCGCCTCTCTCCGTGCCCATGCTATGGGCTCCTCCCAACACCACTGTGACTGAGGACAAGACAAGACTTGGAGGCACACTTCAGTATGCCACCCACCCTTGTTCCCTTGTCCTGTCACACCCTAAAGTCCTGCTGCCAAAGTGAGGGGAGCTCTTACCTGGGGAAACATACACCCTAACCAGGGCTGAGGGATCACGTGACCATGAATCCAGGATCCACACTGTCTGAATTTTGCACCAGTAAGATCCAGCATCATCTTCATTGAGGTTCTGCATGGTCACAGTGAAGGCAAGAGCCTCCGGATGGTCTCTGATGGACACGTGGCCATTCCTCTccaccttctcttctcccttggTCTCCACAATGCTCTCACATGATGTGTCATACTGTCCTCGGCACCAGTATTTGTTATATCCCTTGTACGTGCTCTCATACTGACACCACACTCTCAGAGAGCCCCCCACGGTGCCAGTCACAGAGTCGGGGCCCGTCAGAGACAAACAGCCTGGAAAACACAAGCCCGAGTCCCAGGTCTCCATCCAGATGGCCCTATCAGCAGCCATCTGTCTGAAGCTTGAGGGGAAGGTTGCCAGGGAGACCTGGGTGTTTCCTGGGATGGGGACCTGGAGGAATACCTGAGCTTAGGACCTAAGCCGAAGAATCCCTGTGAGAGAAGAAACCTGTCCCCTGTGAGAGCAGTGACACCAAGTCACAGCGCAGGGGCCCTAGCACTTGGAAACCAAAGCTGGAGGTAGGAGCAGAGAGGAGCTGTCCCGCCTTGTCCCgggccctgcagcctctgccaggcATGAGATTTGGTCATATACAAGATCACTTCCCTTCAGAGTGAGACCCACGTATTCTGGGGTCTTCTGCAACTCAGGCTTATTCTTTAAAAGCACAACGTGTGGTTTCCTCCACTCTCAGAGTGTTCTTGTGGGAGGGAAAATAACTCTCCTGCTCTGATCTTAACCACTCTCTGGGAAGAATCAACATGGCCCTGGGAAGAGGGGTTGTGTCCAAAGGAAGCCCTGATAAGCTTCTTTACATGAATTTGGGACACAAGATCAGCCTCCCCGATAATAGTCCCCAGGTCTTGGGTGTCAGAGGTCACCACGCATtcagaggaaagagggaagcTGCTCTCTGTAACCGAGTGAGGTGCTTTGGGTCCTGGGGGGAAAGTGGGGCTtagaatctgggaggcaaagtgCGAGAAGTTGATacggaaggaaagagaagggaaaagaaaggctgTAGGTAGGCAGAAGTTCAGGCATTATGGGATGTGATGCTCAGCAGAGGCCCCAATATCTTGAGCGAGTGCTGACAAACTTACAAGAGGCTTTGACTGAACTTGAGTGCATGTGCACGTGCACGTGTGTATGGGTgtgagagagggggagagaaagaCAGTCACGAGACTGAGCTTTGCATCCCCCAAAGTAACCTGAGTTAGCAATAAGAGGATGAACACACACAGGGGCCACGGAAGCTTAAGCTGTTGGAATGAGCAGAAAGTGTGAAACGACCCCTGGTATCTGCGAGTCCTACGACCATCTGGGCTCCTGAGCTAATTACATCTAGATCCGAGGTGACTGAGGACGGAGGAGTCCCTGACTTCTGGCTTCATTcatttctctcccctcttcccaccACCTGCCTTTCCTCCCCACTCTGTCCCCAGCTGGCTCTGTCTGTCATATGCCTTGGCAGATGTGTGAGCCGCCACCATGCACACCTTCCTCACCCCACCAGCCATGCTTGGTCTGAGACAATCTCACTGTCACTATCTCTTCCCACcctcctggtccctcccacacTCAGTAGCACCTGTCACCCCCACCCTGACCCCTTCCCAGCCCCTACCCCAAACCCTGCTCCAAACCTGTGTTCTCCCACTCTGTGCTCCCTTGACCACAGCAAAGCTGCTCCTGACCCCGCATCTTCTGAGCGCTTCCCATTTCTCTGTTGTCCTAATTGTCGTAAGAACCTTCCTTGCCCTGGATGCTGTACCTTCAGGAATCTTCCCATTCCCAAATCCCTGCTCCCCACCTACGTTCTCCCCCAAGAACCTGTTGCCCACAGCTGCACACCCCTCCTGAGATTACAGAGCTGGTCCTTACCTCCTCCCTTCCACCTGCCCCCAGCACCCTCCTAGAGGTGGCACATCCCAGCAGCACCTCCTTCCAGGTTCTGGACAGAGCTCAGGACTGCATTTCCCACATGGGAGTTTGACAGGGTACAAAGGGCTCGTCACAGCCAAGCGTCTGGTGGTGGAACCGAGGCCTGCTTGTGCTGCTTCCGAAAGGGATCATTCCTGGAGAGCTTGGGGTTCTTCTTCTGCCAGGATCAGAGCCAGCCCCTTCAGAGCTGAATGTGTCCTAGAATCCCTGCCACCCCAATCAATAAGATGCCAGCTTCAGATGGGAAGTCAGACTCAAGAGAGCTTTCCAGGTTCCTTCCAGCCCAAAAAGTCTTTAATTCCTCAATTGCATAAGAACTGCCCTGGCCTTCTGCCCCTGGcctctggaaagaggctttctccTCTGGAATCTGTCCTCCACATTCCTGATTACAACCTGGACTCTTCCAGCCCTGCTAGGAAGCAAATGTTTCACCTTCCTCTCagtcacacacatacagacacacacacacacaacacacacacactggggagAGCACAGCTGAGAGAAGAAACCATGGGACCATTTCGTCCCTTCCAGCGCCCAGAGCCACTTACTTTTAGCTCCTCTGGACTGAACTGTTTCCTTTCCCAGGTCTCTGTTAGGTAAACCTCCAGGTTTAGGGGTCTTTCTGGCTCACAAACTTTACAACTTTTCAAGCCATTCTAAGTCAAGCAAATAGCAGTCCCTTTGCAGAGTCAGAATCTCATCCTGAAAAGCCTAAAAGTGCTATGGGGAACCCCAAACCTAGCAAATCTGGAAGGTCACCCTAGAAAAGAAAGGGCCTTCTGCATTCATGATGGCTATTCTCTCCAGTAGGCAACCTTCTCATTGAAATGAAACCAATGCAAATGAATCTtctgaaaagacaaaagatgGTTCTTAAAATGTGGAAGTcatggctgggcgctgtggctcacgcctgtaatcccagcactttgggaggctgaggcgggcggatcacaaggtcaagagatcgagaccatcctggccaacgtggtgaaatctcttctctactaaaaacacaaaaattggccgggcgcagtggctcaagcctgtaatcccagcactttgggaggccaaggcgggcggatcaccagaggtaaggagtttgaaaccagcctggctaacatggtaaaatgctgtctctattaaaaatacaaaaattagccaggcatactggcaggcgcctgtaatcccagctacttgggaggctgaaggggagaatcacttgaacctgggaggcggaggttgcagtgagcctagatcatgccatgcactctaggctgggtgacagagtgaggctccatttaaaaaaataataataatgcaaaaattagccaggcatggtggtgtgcacctgtagtcccagctactcaggagtctgaggcaggagaatcgcttgaacctgggaggcggaggtttcagtgagccaagatcgtgccattgcactccagcctggcaacaaagcaagattccagctcaaaaaaaaaaaaaaaaaaaaaagtggaagtcACTCGTAAAGACTTATATTTCAGAGGCACGACAGGAGTGTGGATAAGGGTATTATCTAAAGCCCAGTAAGCAAAGCCACCTCCAAAATGGAGGTAAAGCAAGGCAACTTGCAGAGGGGAGAGCCTGGATAGGTGagcttaaagaaaaagataaagttcaaggcaggcagatcactggaggtgagaccagcctggccaacatggtgaaaccttgtctctaccaaaaatacaaaactgagccaggtgtggtgccacatgcctgtaatcccagctactcaggagaccgaggcatgagaattgcttgaacctgatcagcggaggttgcagtgagccaagatcaccccgctgcactccagcctgggtgacagagccagactccttctcaaaaaaaaaaaaaaaaagaagaagaagaagagggaaaaaaagatgagatgagGGGTGTGGCTGATTAAATCACAGACCCTCAGATGTAGATCGTGGCTTCTAGTTGCTTAGCCcaattttctacttaaaataaaaatacaatgaaagcaACTTTTCATGCAAAGTATTGGCAAATGACACCAAATTACTGTTGTTTGAAAGAAGAACCAGGATTGGATTGGGAAGGAGTGGGGAGATCTTTGTGGTTGATAACATTCTAGTTCACGGATTGGCCAGTGAGTTCACAGAAGTTTAAgttacatataattaaaataaaagagggTCTTGAATGGACCAGTGATGAGAGAGTGTTCCATGACCCATGATCTAATCCTGGGCACCTGAAGTTAAGGAAAAAGAAGGTTATGCTAATTCCAAGATACTTTCCTCTGTCCTGCTAGAGTGTTACCTGAATGCAAGATTAGCAGGTCTCAAGGAAATCCAGCATGTTCCTGGAAATGATTGATGGAATTATAAAAATGCGTCTGCGCCTTTTTTGAAACATGTGCTTGCTGGTTGCTTGAGGTTAATGGGAGCTAGTAAATATTGGACAGCAACAGTTCAGAATGGAAATACCAGATGATGTTGCAGAGAGATCAGCTATTCCGTGACTATTACTCGGTTAGCCTTATTCTTGACACCTCTATGGCCAATGGGAAGAGCTCTGTGGAGGACACAGATCTGGACTTCATTTCCAGCTTGTCTATTTAGTTCTTATGTCATCAGATATCCCATCATCAACTTACTTATAAAGTGGAGTCAATGCTATTTGCCCTGCCTAGGTCACAAAATTGCTCAGAGGGTTAAATTCTATCATCTGTTTGGAAGTGTTTGTAGGCTATAAAAATGCATAATAAATAGAATTCTAGTTttgctctttctttattttttactattttgtagagacggggccttgctatgttgcccaggctgatctcagactcctaggctcaagcattcctcctaccttgacctcccaaagcactgggattacaggtgtgagccaccacactcaaccaacgtttgcttattttgtatttgaatttGCTTCCTTCCTCTTTGTCATTTATCCTCCATGCTAGAATTGCCCCTTTCCATCTCTCTTTCCCAGTTAAGATTTTCAGAGGGACCTGTGAAGGTCACTTGTGAGCCTGAGGATGGGGAATGAGATAGGAGTGGAAAGAGAGATGGAAAgggcaaagaaaaaggaagcaaattCAAATACTAAATGAGCAAACATTGGTTGAGTGTAGtgtcccatgcctgtaatcccatcactttgggaggtcaagggaggaggattgcttgagcccaggagtttgagtcagTGTCATCTACCTGGTCTTCTTCCCTTAAATCTCTGTCATTTTCACTCACCCTTCTAGAAAGAACCTTGTCATTACATTGGGAGGTTTCTATGTTTTATGAGGGAAATCAACCATAAAATTCATTCTGCAAACATGAAGAATGTCCTCTAATTTTTAGCCTAAACTTATTTCCCCACAGACAAATGTGTTTTCCtgcattttgcattttgaatGTCTACTAATAAGAGTTTCTCTTCTGAAAATCCAACCTTTGCAGGACAGTTTCATTTACTTGTTTACACCACACCTTGTTCCAGGAAGGATTTAAGGTAGATGTTGAGGATGGCATTTTAGACCCttggttaattctttttttttttttttttttttttttttgagacagggtctcactgtgtcacccaggctggagtgcagtggtacaatctcagctcactgcaacctccgcctcccaggttcaagcgaccctcctgcctcagcctcccaagtagctgggactacatgcgtacatcaccacacccagctaatttttgtatttttagtagagacagggtttcaccttgttggccaggctgttctcgaactcctgacctcaggtgatccacctgccttggcctcccaaagtgctggga encodes:
- the CD300E gene encoding CMRF35-like molecule 2; amino-acid sequence: MRENTKETWTSRKWMTQALLHILGFQLRPRFAEDGSQGDRTMWLLPALLLLCFSGCLSLTGPDSVTGTVGGSLRVWCQYESTYKGYNKYWCRGQYDTSCESIVETKGEEKVERNGHVSIRDHPEALAFTVTMQNLNEDDAGSYWCKIQTVWILDSWSRDPSALVRVYVSPATKTPRRTTRPATTPIFLVVNPGRNLSTGEVLTKNSGFRLSSLHFLLVVLLKLPLLLSMLGAIFWVNRPQRAPAGR